A stretch of DNA from Rhizobium sp. EC-SD404:
GCCAGGAAATCTTCCGCCGCGCCCCGGTGGTCGACCTCGTCGTCGGGCCCCAGACCTACCACCGCCTGCCCGAGATCGTCAGCGAAGCGCGCGCCGGTCGTCGGGTCGTCGATACCGATTACGCGATCGAGGACAAGTTCGCGCATCTGCCGAGGCCGGATCGCAAGATTGTCCAGGCCCGCGGCGTGACGGCGTTTCTCACCGTCCAGGAAGGCTGCGACAAGTTCTGCGCCTTCTGCGTCGTCCCCTATACGCGCGGCTCGGAAGTCTCCCGATCGGTGGCGCAAATCGTGGCCGAGGCGGAAGCGCTTGCTGAAGCAGGCGTTCGCGAACTCACCCTTCTCGGCCAGAACGTCAATGCGTGGCACGGTGCGGGCGCGGATGGCCGGCAATGGGGGCTCGGCGAGCTTCTCTTCCGGCTGGCCGAGGTGCCCGGCATCGCCCGCCTGCGATATATGACGAGCCACCCCCGCGATATGGACGATGCGCTGATCGCTGCCCATCGCGACCTGCCGCAGCTGATGCCGTATCTCCACCTGCCCGTGCAGTCCGGATCGGATGCGATCCTGAAGGCGATGAACCGTCAGCACAAAGCGGATGACTATCTGCGCCTGCTCGACCGAATTCGCGTTGCGCGGCCCGATATCGCGCTTTCGGGTGATTTCATCGTCGGATTCCCCGGGGAAACCGATGCGGATTTTGAGGCAACTCTCAGCCTGATCGAGACTGTGGGCTATGCGGCCGCCTATTCGTTCAAATATTCGGCTCGGCCCGGAACGCCGGCAGCGGAAGCTACGGAGCTGGTGCCCGAAGAGTTGAAGTCGGAACGGTTGCTGCGCCTGCAAGCTCTTGTGACGAAGCAGCAGTATGCGTTCCAGCAGGGCTGCGTCGGCAAGGTCGTCGACCTTCTTCTCGAAAAGCCGGGGCGCCACGCCGATCAGATGGTTGGACGCTCTCCTTGGCTGCAACCAACTATTGTTAATGCAAAGGCCGGTGCAATCGGCGACATTATCAAAGTGCGAATCACGGCAAGCGAGGCCAACAGTCTCTTTGCCGAATGCATCCAAGGCTGATAGTTTGTCCGTGAGTTGAGCGAAAGGAGCCCCACCGCTTGCAAGCGCACGATCCCGTCCTGACACCGCCGGATAGCCGCGCCTCTGGCGCCTCCGACACCACCCACATCGTGCTCACTTTCGAAAACAACAGACTTGCAAGCGCGCTGTTTGGCCAATTCGACCAAAATCTCGCTCTCATCGAGCAGAAACTCGGCGTCGATGCCCGCGCCCGCGGCAACCAGGTCGCTATTCGCGGCGACGCCGTGGCGACAGACCAGGCGCGCAAGACGCTCGATTTTCTCTATGACCGCCTTCAGGCGGGCAGCGAGATCGCCGCTTCCGACGTAGAAGGCGCGATCCGTATGGCGATCGCCGCCGACGATCAGCTGATTCTCCCGACCATGGAACGCAAGGGCAAGATGGCGCTGGCGCAGATTTCGACCCGCAAGAAGACGCTGGTTGCGCGCACGCCGACCCAGGACGCCTATATCCGCGCCATGGAACGCAGCGAGCTCGTGTTCGGCATCGGGCCTGCCGGTACCGGCAAGACCTACCTCGCGGTCGCGCACGCAGCCCAGCTTCTGGAGCGCGGCGCGATCGATCGCATCATCCTGTCCCGTCCGGCGGTCGAAGCCGGCGAGCGGCTCGGCTTTCTTCCAGGCGACATGAAGGAGAAGGTCGACCCCTACCTTCGGCCGCTCTATGACGCGCTTTACGACATGATGCCCGGCGACAAGGTCGAGCGCGCGATCACGGCGGGCGTCATCGAAATCGCCCCCCTCGCCTTCATGCGCGGTCGCACGCTGACCAACGCCGTCGTCATTCTCGACGAGGCGCAGAACACCACATCGATGCAGATGAAGATGTTTCTGACGCGTCTCGGCGAGAACGCCCGCATGATCGTCACCGGCGATCCGAGCCAGATCGATCTTCCGCGTGGCGTGAAGTCCGGCCTGGTCGAGGCGCTGCGCATCCTGAAGGGTGTCGAAGGTGTGATCACTTGTCGCTTCCGCGACGTCGACGTGGTTCGCCACCCGATGGTGGCCCGCATCGTCCGCGCCTACGACGCCGACAGCACCATGATTGACGAAAGCGGCAAGCCCGATCCGAGATGAGCGCCGTTGAGGTGAGCACGATCGACATCCAGGTGTCGGTGGAGGCAGGCGACTGGCCTGCGGAAGAGGCGCTGCACGAGACGGCCACGCGCGTGCTCGACGCCGCAAATTCCTATCTTTCCACCGAGCTGCACCAGCCCTTCCCGGCCTTGCCGCCGGAACTGTCGCTGCTCTTCACCGACGACGCGACGATGCGCACGATCAACGCCGAATGGCGCGACAAGGACAAGCCGACCAACGTGCTCTCTTTTCCCGCCTTTCCGCTGGTTCCCGGCGGCATGCCGGGGCCAATGCTTGGCGACATCGTGCTCGCCAGCGAAACAATTGCCAATGAAGCCAAGGACTTACAACGAAGTTCCGGCGATCATCTGGCGCATCTCCTCGTCCACGGCTATCTTCATCTCTTCGGCTATGACCATCTCGAGGCCGAGGACGCGGAGATCATGGAACATCATGAGGTCCGTATTCTCGCCGCACTCGGCATATCAGACCCATATGAGGGCCAATCCCTCATGGACACGACGAAGAGACAATGAACGAACAAGTTCGAATGCCCCTGCCGTCTCCCGCCTCGGATGAGGGCGGCGAAGACGGCTCCCAACCTCCGAGTACGAAGCCTCAGCAGCGCAGACGGACCGGCCCCTTAAACCTATGGTCCAGAGCGACGCGCTGGTTGAGGCCCACAGATCGCAACAACATCCGCGATAATTTCGCCGACGCGCTTTTGAGCGACGCCGAGCACAATCTCGCGTTCTCGCCCGAAGAACGCGCCATGCTGCACAACATCCTTCGCTTGCGCGAAGTGCGCGTGGAAGACGTCATGGTGCCACGCGCCGACGTCGACAGCGTCGATCAGACCACCACGCTCGCGGAACTGCTGGTCCATTTCGAAGAATCCGGCCACTCGCGCATGCCGGTCTACGCTGATCATCTCGATGATCCGCGCGGCATGGTCCATATCCGCGATCTTCTCGGCTACATCACCAAGCAGGCCCGCTCGAAGCGCCGCGCAACGACTACCAAAACCAGTGGCGCCGCAAACGCCAATGGCCAGGCGGGCAGTGGCGAGAGAGCGAAGCCGCGGCCGGCGGTCGATCTCGGCCGGGTCGATCTCAACAAAACGGTCCAGGAAGCCGGCATCATCCGGAAGGTACTTTTCGTGCCGCCGTCGATGCTCGCTTCCGATCTCATGGAGCGCATGCAGGCGACACGAACGCAGATGGCGCTCGTCATCGACGAGTATGGCGGCACGGACGGCCTCGTTTCGCTTGAAGACATCGTCGAAACAGTCGTCGGCGACATCGAGGACGAGCATGACGACGAAGAAGTCATGATCACGCGGTCGTCCGACGATGTCTTCCTGGTGGACGCCAAGGCAGAACTCGAGGACATCGCCGAAGCGATCGGCCCGGATTTCGACGTATCTGAGCAGATCGAGGACGTCGACACGCTCGGCGGTCTCATCTTCTCCGAACTCGGTCGCATCCCAGCCCGAGGCGAACTCGTCCAGGCGTTGCCCGGCTTCGAGTTTCACGTTCTCGATGCAGATCCGCGCCGCATCAAGCGGGTGCGCATCGTGCGCAAGCGCCACAACGACCGCCGCCGTCGTCCGGTTCGGCCGGAAGTGGAGAGCAACGCACAGCCACTCGCTCTGCCGGCACCAGAACCCGTGAACGAGCAGCCCATCGCGGCGGCGTCTCAGCCAGTGCCGCAACCATTGGAACAGTCGCAAAGAGGCTGATGAGGCGCTTCCTGGCGTCTTGTCCGCTTAATCCTTCACTGTCAGACAGATCAGCCGCCGCTGCCTTCGAGACAGCGGCGGCTTTTTTTGGAAGGATGGCGCCGGCGATTCGGGTTAGGGGCAAGCCATCATGAACGGATTGGAAGTGTTCGCGGGCCGCCTGATGCTGGCCTGGGGCTGGAAGCGGGCGGTGATCGCCATTCTGGCCGGCGCGCTCGCCGTGCTCGCGCACCCGCCCTTCGACTTCTTCTTCGCCATGTTCCTGACGTTCCCGATCCTCGTCTGGCTGCTCGACGGGGCAAGCGGCGATCCGGACCGCGGGTTCCTGCGCCGCCTATGGCCTGCCTTCGTCACGGGCTGGTATTTTGGGTTCGGCTATTTCTTGGCCGGACTCTGGTGGCTCGGAAACGCGCTTTTGGTGGAAGCCGAAAGCTTCGCCTGGGCCATTCCGCTTGCCGTTCTCGGCCTGCCCGCCTTTCTGGCGATCTTCTTCGGCCTGGGGACGGCCATCGCCCGAATTTTATGGTCCGACGGGCTAGGACGCATCGCGGCTCTTGCCTTCGGACTGGCGCTCATGGAATGGCTCCGCGGCTTCGTCCTCACCGGCTTTCCGTGGAACACGATCGGCTACGGCGCCATGCCGCTGCCTATCGCCATGCAGACCGTCCATATCCTCGGGCTGAACGGGATCACCGCTCTTTCCGTCTTCGCTTTTTCGATGCCGGCGCTTCTTGCGACACGCCAGCATATGCGGCGCGGCCTCGCACTGGCCGCTGTACTGGTGGCCGCCCATCTGGGCTACGGCGCCCATGTGCTGAACGAGGCCACCGCCACCGCCGCGGAAGACGCACCGACGATCCGCATCGTCCAGCCATCCATTCCGCAGTCGACCAAATGGGACGAAGCGGAACGCGACCAGATTTTCGAACAGCATCTGGCGCTGACACGGCAGGCGCCAGCGGAGGGAGAGCCTGCGCCGTCGCTCATCGTCTGGCCGGAAACGGCGGCTCCCTTCATCCTGACGGAAGCACCGATCGCGCTCGAAGCGATCGCGCAAGCCCTGCAGCCAGGCCAGCAGCTCGCCACCGGCGCGATCCGGATGGAAACCGCGCCGGGCAGTGGTGTGCGCTACTACAATGCGATCAGCGTGATCGGCGACGATGGCGAAATCCTCGCCTCTGCCGACAAGGTGCATCTCGTGCCCTTCGGCGAATACCTCCCACTGACGGACCTGCTGAGCTCGCTCGGGTTCTCGGCTGTTGCGCAGATGCCGGAAAGCTTCACGCCTGCGCCGGCGCGCACATTGCTGGCGTTGCCGACCGGCACCGCTCTTCCGCTGATCTGCTACGAAGCGATCTTCCCGCTGGAACTGCCCGAGGGTGGCGCAGCGCCCGACTTCATCCTCAACGTCACCAACGATGCCTGGTACGGGGCGACGCCGGGGCCCTACCAGCATTTCCGGCAGGCGCAGCTGCGGGCCGTCGAGCTCGGCCTGCCGCTCGTCCGGGCGGCCAATAACGGCATTTCGGCCATCACCGACAGCCAGGGGCGAATCATCGAAGGCCTCGGACTCGACGCCGTGGGCGTTATCGATGCCCAGGTGCCGCCCAAAACCGTATCGAATTGGGACAACAGCAATCGCGCACAAAACTTCTGGTTGATAATCGTGATACTTTTGTTAGGAGCTGCTACTGCGCGTTACGGTTTCAAGTGCCGGAGAATTGACTAAAAACCCCTAGAATTGCATAGTCATTCGCAAGGGCAATCTCGCGTATAGTGACCATACGGCTCGTTCAATTGCGGACGGGGCGACGCGCCACCTTGCTATATCGAAACCCTTATCGAGCAGTATTCGGGTGGCCGCGCGCAGAGGTAGTGTCATGATCGTCAACAAGAAGAAGCCCAATCCTATCGACATTCATGTCGGTAGCCGCATTCGCCTGAGGCGGACGATGATGGGGATGAGCCAGGAAAAGCTGGGTGAGAGCCTGGGCATTACCTTCCAGCAGATTCAGAAATACGAAAAAGGCACCAACCGCGTCGGTGCCAGCCGCCTCCAAAACATCTCCTCCATCCTGAGCGTGCCGGTTTCCTTCTTCTTCGAAGACGCTCCCGGTGACACCTCCACGCCGGGTGGCTTTTCCGAAGCGGCAAGCCCGAACTACGTTGTCGATTTCCTGTCATCCTCCGAGGGACTTCAGCTCAACCGCGCCTTCGTGCGGATCGAGGATCCCAAGGTGCGCCGCAAGCTCATCGAACTCGCCAAGGCGCTGGCGGGCGATCAGCCGGACTAGCGGCCAGAGCACTTCTGAGGGCGCTCCGCCCGAGCATTCGGCACCCCGCCGTTCTATCCGAAGCCCGGCTTCCGGATGGAAATGCTCATATCAAGATATATTTATGTCGTTCTACGCTTGTTTTTGGGCGTCGCCTTCAATATCACAGGGCGAGATTTGAAAGCCTGAAAAGGGTCATGGAATGGCGCGCGCCGAATACTA
This window harbors:
- a CDS encoding PhoH family protein yields the protein MQAHDPVLTPPDSRASGASDTTHIVLTFENNRLASALFGQFDQNLALIEQKLGVDARARGNQVAIRGDAVATDQARKTLDFLYDRLQAGSEIAASDVEGAIRMAIAADDQLILPTMERKGKMALAQISTRKKTLVARTPTQDAYIRAMERSELVFGIGPAGTGKTYLAVAHAAQLLERGAIDRIILSRPAVEAGERLGFLPGDMKEKVDPYLRPLYDALYDMMPGDKVERAITAGVIEIAPLAFMRGRTLTNAVVILDEAQNTTSMQMKMFLTRLGENARMIVTGDPSQIDLPRGVKSGLVEALRILKGVEGVITCRFRDVDVVRHPMVARIVRAYDADSTMIDESGKPDPR
- a CDS encoding helix-turn-helix domain-containing protein, with protein sequence MIVNKKKPNPIDIHVGSRIRLRRTMMGMSQEKLGESLGITFQQIQKYEKGTNRVGASRLQNISSILSVPVSFFFEDAPGDTSTPGGFSEAASPNYVVDFLSSSEGLQLNRAFVRIEDPKVRRKLIELAKALAGDQPD
- the miaB gene encoding tRNA (N6-isopentenyl adenosine(37)-C2)-methylthiotransferase MiaB, with translation MANTPSILETAPAPSDSNQRKVYVKTYGCQMNAYDSDRMADALAKDGYSRTERPEDADLYLINTCHIRDKAAEKVYSELGRLAKQKAKAEPGAKNFLVGITGCVAQAEGQEIFRRAPVVDLVVGPQTYHRLPEIVSEARAGRRVVDTDYAIEDKFAHLPRPDRKIVQARGVTAFLTVQEGCDKFCAFCVVPYTRGSEVSRSVAQIVAEAEALAEAGVRELTLLGQNVNAWHGAGADGRQWGLGELLFRLAEVPGIARLRYMTSHPRDMDDALIAAHRDLPQLMPYLHLPVQSGSDAILKAMNRQHKADDYLRLLDRIRVARPDIALSGDFIVGFPGETDADFEATLSLIETVGYAAAYSFKYSARPGTPAAEATELVPEELKSERLLRLQALVTKQQYAFQQGCVGKVVDLLLEKPGRHADQMVGRSPWLQPTIVNAKAGAIGDIIKVRITASEANSLFAECIQG
- the lnt gene encoding apolipoprotein N-acyltransferase; protein product: MEVFAGRLMLAWGWKRAVIAILAGALAVLAHPPFDFFFAMFLTFPILVWLLDGASGDPDRGFLRRLWPAFVTGWYFGFGYFLAGLWWLGNALLVEAESFAWAIPLAVLGLPAFLAIFFGLGTAIARILWSDGLGRIAALAFGLALMEWLRGFVLTGFPWNTIGYGAMPLPIAMQTVHILGLNGITALSVFAFSMPALLATRQHMRRGLALAAVLVAAHLGYGAHVLNEATATAAEDAPTIRIVQPSIPQSTKWDEAERDQIFEQHLALTRQAPAEGEPAPSLIVWPETAAPFILTEAPIALEAIAQALQPGQQLATGAIRMETAPGSGVRYYNAISVIGDDGEILASADKVHLVPFGEYLPLTDLLSSLGFSAVAQMPESFTPAPARTLLALPTGTALPLICYEAIFPLELPEGGAAPDFILNVTNDAWYGATPGPYQHFRQAQLRAVELGLPLVRAANNGISAITDSQGRIIEGLGLDAVGVIDAQVPPKTVSNWDNSNRAQNFWLIIVILLLGAATARYGFKCRRID
- the ybeY gene encoding rRNA maturation RNase YbeY, producing the protein MSTIDIQVSVEAGDWPAEEALHETATRVLDAANSYLSTELHQPFPALPPELSLLFTDDATMRTINAEWRDKDKPTNVLSFPAFPLVPGGMPGPMLGDIVLASETIANEAKDLQRSSGDHLAHLLVHGYLHLFGYDHLEAEDAEIMEHHEVRILAALGISDPYEGQSLMDTTKRQ